In Gracilibacillus salitolerans, the sequence AACTGAAAATGAAAAAGTGGGCCGTTTTATTGTTTTTGTTAGTATGCTTAGGTATTTCATATGTTTATATAGCACCCAGTCTCCAAGATAATGTAGAGGTAGAGATTCAACCGTATAATCTGAATAACAATGATACATTAGATGCTGAACTGTCTTCTGACAGTACCCAACAGATAAAAATTACAGAAGATCAGATTAATCGCGGAAATCTAGTTTTGGTCAACAGTGAATATCCAGTTGACCAAGAAAGCATAAAATCGGATATTGTAAATTTATTTACACACAAAGAGTTGACACAAGGATACGTGTTGTTGGAGGCAGATATTTACTTATCAGAAGATGTCGCAAGAAAATTTTCAGAGATGGCCGCTGTTGCTGAAAAAGAAGGGGTTAATCATTTTTTAATTAGTAGCGGCTTTCGGGAATTTGAAGAACAAAGAGAACTTTATCAAGACATGGGGACTGAATA encodes:
- the vanY gene encoding VanY-A/VanY-F/VanY-M family D-Ala-D-Ala carboxypeptidase, whose translation is MKKWAVLLFLLVCLGISYVYIAPSLQDNVEVEIQPYNLNNNDTLDAELSSDSTQQIKITEDQINRGNLVLVNSEYPVDQESIKSDIVNLFTHKELTQGYVLLEADIYLSEDVARKFSEMAAVAEKEGVNHFLISSGFREFEEQRELYQDMGTEYALPAGHSEHNLGLALDVGSTETSMYKASEAEWIKENSWKHGFILRYPEDKVDVTGIEYEPWHIRYVGLPHSAIMKEKNFVLEEYLDYLKEKNKVSAEVDGDKYTVSYHPFSENMTINISENHEYEISGNNMDGIIVTVHE